A window of Selenomonas ruminantium subsp. lactilytica TAM6421 contains these coding sequences:
- a CDS encoding phosphomannomutase/phosphoglucomutase, which translates to MSYCTEAFGAYDIRGIYPKTINEDIAYRIGRFFPGLFGTRMVVVGHDIRLSGPALKKALVRGLTESGCDVVDIGQCGTEMIYFATDHLKLDGGVMITASHNPKEYNGMKFVRQEARPISGDTGLRDLEKQVADGELPAMAENAGKVETVDIAEEYVKHILSYVDVSELKPLKVVVNAGNGAAGPILDVMEKYLPFELVKVHHQPDGNFPDGVPNPLLPENREATVKAVRESSADAGVAWDGDFDRCFMFDEQGNFIEGYYMVGFLAQAFLQKNPGEKIIYDPRLTWNTEELVRENGGVPVMSKSGHAFIKEKMRAENAIYGGEMSAHHYFRDFSYCDSGMIPWLLVLELLSKTGKKLSDLMKERMDCYPCSGEINSKVKDADNVLHRIEMEYGSQGKVTKVDGLSVEFDNWRFNLRKSNTEPVIRLNVETRHNKIIMCKKTEELLAKIMK; encoded by the coding sequence ATGAGTTATTGCACAGAGGCCTTTGGTGCCTATGATATTCGCGGGATATATCCCAAAACAATAAATGAAGATATTGCCTATCGCATTGGCAGATTTTTCCCTGGTTTGTTTGGAACTAGGATGGTTGTCGTTGGCCATGATATTCGTCTGTCAGGGCCTGCTTTGAAAAAGGCCTTGGTGAGAGGGCTGACAGAATCAGGCTGTGATGTAGTAGATATCGGTCAGTGTGGCACGGAGATGATTTACTTTGCCACGGATCATCTGAAGTTAGATGGTGGTGTTATGATTACCGCCAGTCATAATCCAAAAGAATACAACGGCATGAAATTTGTGCGGCAGGAAGCCCGGCCGATTTCCGGGGATACCGGTTTGCGGGATTTGGAAAAGCAGGTGGCGGATGGTGAGCTGCCTGCTATGGCAGAGAATGCTGGCAAAGTCGAGACGGTGGATATCGCTGAAGAATATGTAAAGCATATCCTGTCTTATGTGGATGTATCTGAGCTGAAGCCTCTGAAAGTGGTAGTCAACGCTGGCAATGGTGCGGCAGGACCAATCCTGGATGTGATGGAGAAATATCTGCCCTTTGAGCTGGTGAAGGTTCATCATCAGCCGGATGGTAACTTCCCCGATGGCGTACCGAATCCCTTGTTACCGGAGAATCGCGAAGCTACCGTAAAGGCAGTAAGAGAATCCAGTGCAGATGCAGGCGTGGCCTGGGACGGTGACTTTGACCGTTGCTTTATGTTTGATGAGCAGGGGAACTTCATTGAAGGCTATTATATGGTAGGTTTTTTGGCACAAGCATTTCTGCAAAAAAATCCTGGGGAAAAGATTATCTATGATCCGCGGTTGACCTGGAATACAGAAGAACTGGTCAGGGAAAATGGTGGCGTGCCGGTGATGTCCAAGAGTGGCCATGCCTTTATCAAAGAAAAGATGCGGGCTGAAAACGCCATTTATGGCGGAGAAATGAGTGCTCACCACTATTTTCGGGATTTTTCTTATTGTGACAGTGGTATGATTCCGTGGCTTTTGGTGCTGGAACTGCTCTCTAAGACAGGGAAAAAATTATCAGACTTAATGAAGGAGAGAATGGATTGTTATCCTTGTTCTGGAGAAATCAATAGTAAAGTTAAGGATGCAGATAATGTGTTGCATCGAATTGAGATGGAATATGGATCGCAAGGTAAAGTTACGAAAGTAGATGGGTTATCTGTAGAGTTTGATAATTGGCGTTTTAATTTACGTAAGTCTAACACAGAACCAGTTATTCGACTGAATGTGGAAACCAGACATAATAAAATAATAATGTGTAAAAAAACAGAGGAATTGCTAGCTAAAATTATGAAATAA
- a CDS encoding GDP-L-fucose synthase family protein, with protein sequence MMEKNAKIYVAGHRGMVGSAIVRELERQGYTNIITRTHKELDLIDQVAVNEFFAQEKPEYVFLAAAKVGGIVANSEALADFMYDNMMLEMNVIHAAWKNGCKKLEFLGSSCIYPRLAPQPMKESCLLTSELEKTNEAYALAKISGLKYCEFLNKQYGTDYISVMPTNLYGPHDNYHPTHSHVLPALIRRFHEAKEQGLANVTCWGDGSPLREFLYVDDLANLCVFLMNNYSGDETVNAGTGKELTIRELTELVAEVVGYEGEITWDTSKPNGTPRKLLDVSKAEKLGWTYKTKLKDGIKLAYEDFLNNPMRAER encoded by the coding sequence ATGATGGAAAAGAATGCAAAAATCTATGTGGCAGGACACCGTGGCATGGTGGGGTCAGCCATTGTGCGGGAACTTGAACGGCAGGGGTATACGAATATTATCACACGTACCCATAAAGAACTGGATCTGATCGATCAGGTGGCAGTGAATGAATTCTTTGCACAGGAAAAGCCAGAGTATGTATTCCTGGCAGCAGCTAAGGTTGGCGGTATTGTGGCCAACAGTGAGGCGTTAGCAGATTTCATGTATGACAATATGATGCTGGAGATGAATGTAATCCATGCGGCTTGGAAAAATGGCTGCAAGAAGCTGGAGTTCTTGGGCTCTAGCTGCATTTATCCGCGCTTGGCTCCACAACCCATGAAGGAATCCTGCCTGTTGACTTCGGAACTGGAAAAGACCAATGAAGCCTATGCCTTGGCCAAGATTTCCGGGCTGAAATACTGCGAGTTCCTGAACAAGCAGTATGGCACGGACTATATTTCTGTAATGCCCACCAATCTCTATGGGCCCCATGACAATTACCATCCCACCCACAGCCATGTGCTGCCTGCTCTTATCCGCCGTTTCCATGAAGCCAAGGAACAGGGACTGGCCAATGTAACCTGCTGGGGAGACGGTTCGCCTTTGCGTGAATTCCTGTATGTAGATGATTTGGCTAATCTCTGCGTGTTCCTGATGAACAACTATAGCGGTGATGAAACTGTAAATGCGGGAACAGGCAAAGAACTCACCATCAGGGAACTCACAGAACTGGTGGCAGAAGTGGTTGGCTACGAAGGCGAAATCACTTGGGATACCAGCAAGCCAAACGGTACACCGCGCAAGCTTCTCGATGTGTCCAAGGCGGAGAAATTAGGCTGGACTTACAAGACAAAGTTAAAAGATGGCATTAAGCTAGCCTATGAGGATTTCCTGAATAATCCCATGCGGGCAGAGCGTTGA
- a CDS encoding sugar phosphate nucleotidyltransferase, which translates to MMEKLHIVLLSGGSGKRLWPLSNDIRSKQFIPLFPQVDGEYISMAQRVFRQIRKVNQSADVTVATSKSQVSTLKNQLGDNVDISVEPCRRDTFPAIVLVSAYLHDVKGVGLDEAVAVCPVDPYVSTDYYKAVQHLTELAAEGTADLMLMGIEPTYPSEKYGYIMPASKDEVSKVVSFKEKPTAAKAADYIARGALWNGGVFAYRLGYVLEKAHELLDFKGYEDLYANYGNLTKISFDYAVVEKEQSIGVLRYAGEWKDLGTWNTLTEIMHEPAIGDVTMDDNCSDTHVVNEMDIPILVMGASNLVVAASPEGILVADKDASSHIKPYVENLTQQVRFAEKSWGSFQIIDVEDESLTIKVTLNAGHGMNYHSHEHRREIWNIVSGEGTVLLDGKERTVKAGDIVELPIGSKHKITAGNRMTIMEVQLGEAISKADKIKWE; encoded by the coding sequence ATGATGGAAAAACTGCATATTGTCCTATTATCCGGTGGTTCTGGAAAACGTTTATGGCCACTTTCCAACGATATCCGTTCCAAGCAGTTTATTCCGCTGTTCCCGCAAGTGGATGGGGAGTATATCTCTATGGCACAGCGGGTGTTTCGACAGATTCGCAAGGTTAATCAGTCTGCTGATGTTACAGTGGCTACATCCAAGTCGCAGGTGTCCACATTGAAGAATCAGCTGGGAGACAACGTGGATATTTCTGTGGAACCTTGTCGTAGGGATACTTTCCCTGCCATTGTGCTGGTCAGTGCCTATCTTCATGATGTGAAGGGGGTAGGGCTGGATGAAGCTGTGGCGGTTTGCCCTGTTGATCCCTATGTGTCCACAGATTACTACAAGGCTGTGCAGCATTTGACGGAATTAGCGGCAGAAGGTACGGCTGACCTGATGTTGATGGGCATTGAGCCCACGTATCCCAGTGAGAAATATGGCTATATTATGCCAGCTTCCAAAGATGAAGTCAGCAAGGTGGTGTCCTTCAAGGAGAAGCCCACAGCAGCCAAGGCGGCAGATTATATCGCTAGGGGTGCTTTGTGGAACGGCGGCGTCTTTGCCTATCGGTTGGGCTATGTTTTGGAAAAGGCCCATGAACTGTTGGATTTCAAGGGTTACGAAGATTTGTATGCAAACTACGGCAATCTGACGAAAATCAGCTTCGACTATGCGGTGGTGGAGAAGGAACAGAGTATCGGTGTTCTGCGCTATGCCGGGGAATGGAAAGACCTGGGAACATGGAACACCCTAACGGAAATTATGCATGAGCCTGCTATTGGTGATGTAACGATGGACGATAATTGTTCAGACACTCATGTGGTTAATGAAATGGATATACCAATTTTGGTGATGGGGGCATCCAATCTGGTAGTGGCAGCTAGTCCCGAAGGAATTTTGGTGGCTGACAAGGATGCATCGAGCCATATCAAGCCCTATGTGGAAAATCTCACCCAGCAGGTGAGGTTTGCGGAAAAATCCTGGGGCAGTTTCCAGATTATCGATGTAGAGGATGAGAGCCTGACCATCAAGGTCACGCTAAATGCTGGTCATGGTATGAACTATCATAGTCATGAGCACCGCAGGGAGATTTGGAATATTGTCAGTGGTGAAGGTACGGTGCTGCTGGATGGGAAGGAACGTACGGTCAAGGCTGGGGATATTGTGGAACTGCCAATTGGTTCCAAGCATAAGATTACGGCGGGCAACCGTATGACCATTATGGAAGTGCAGCTTGGCGAGGCAATCTCCAAAGCGGATAAAATTAAGTGGGAATAA
- the gmd gene encoding GDP-mannose 4,6-dehydratase, producing the protein MKKALITGVTGQDGSYLAEFLLEKGYDVHGIIRRSSVDYRERIAHLEGKPNFHLHYGDMGDSMGLMAVISTVRPDEIYNLAAQSHVQVSFDAPEFTADVDATGVLRILEAVRLCGLKDTCRIYQASTSELYGKVEEVPQNENTPFHPYSPYAVAKQYGFWITKEYREAYDMFCCSGILFNHESERRGETFVTRKITLAAARIAQGKQDKLYLGNLDSLRDWGYAKDYVECMWLILQHDKPEDFVIATGVQHSVREFCQLAFHHAGIELKFEGEGMEEKGIDKATGKVVVEVSPDFYRPTDVVNLWGDPTKAKNDLGWNPTKTTFEQLVEIMVKHDMKKVAAERLKEHVNLVEFMEKGTIK; encoded by the coding sequence ATGAAAAAGGCATTAATTACTGGTGTTACCGGACAGGATGGTTCTTATTTGGCAGAGTTTTTGCTGGAAAAGGGTTATGATGTGCATGGCATTATTCGCCGTTCATCTGTGGACTATCGTGAACGTATTGCTCATTTAGAAGGCAAACCGAATTTTCATCTGCATTATGGTGATATGGGTGATTCTATGGGCCTGATGGCTGTTATCAGTACGGTACGCCCAGATGAAATTTATAATTTGGCAGCCCAGAGCCATGTGCAGGTTTCCTTTGATGCACCGGAGTTTACGGCAGATGTGGATGCTACAGGTGTATTGCGTATATTGGAGGCTGTCCGTCTTTGCGGATTGAAGGATACCTGCCGCATTTATCAGGCTTCTACATCGGAACTTTATGGTAAGGTGGAAGAAGTGCCGCAGAATGAAAATACGCCCTTCCATCCCTATTCTCCCTATGCGGTGGCAAAGCAGTATGGCTTTTGGATTACGAAGGAGTATCGTGAAGCTTACGATATGTTCTGCTGCTCCGGTATTCTGTTCAACCATGAGTCGGAACGTCGTGGTGAGACCTTTGTTACACGCAAGATTACGTTGGCGGCTGCACGCATCGCTCAGGGCAAACAGGATAAGTTGTATCTGGGTAATCTCGACAGCCTGCGCGACTGGGGCTATGCCAAGGATTATGTGGAATGCATGTGGCTGATTCTCCAGCATGACAAACCAGAGGATTTTGTCATTGCTACCGGTGTGCAGCATTCTGTTCGTGAGTTTTGTCAGCTGGCCTTCCATCATGCCGGTATTGAACTGAAGTTCGAAGGTGAAGGCATGGAGGAAAAGGGTATCGATAAGGCTACGGGCAAGGTCGTAGTCGAGGTGAGTCCGGATTTCTATCGGCCGACGGATGTGGTAAATCTTTGGGGTGATCCTACCAAGGCAAAGAACGATCTTGGCTGGAATCCAACGAAGACGACCTTTGAACAGCTGGTAGAAATCATGGTGAAACATGATATGAAAAAAGTGGCTGCCGAGCGCTTAAAGGAACATGTGAATTTGGTCGAGTTCATGGAAAAGGGCACTATAAAATGA
- a CDS encoding acyltransferase family protein → MDTEERFLKNLTQLNFVLAILIVMHHSFNVNIHYENYDALDVTYLIERYFYNVSEYAVPFFFFISAFLFYRTFDGSFEGYKNKLKRRFYSLVLPYVFYNSLGYVKHVLYTNEKFSCSGFVDALLLSTTMPLWFIRELIIFSILSLFLFYVIKYVKAAVIIIFISALLSILGVVEYRSFVYWMPVYLMGGIYSKIIVSSYHRIIVSSYHRIIVSSFVILLIIIPWFLPNNQYDLLNFNQKMFYYAFRIICIPMIIYVYMNISFFKEKWYMRYSFFIYCVHFVIISLCKAVFINLRLYYMLLQYFFTIFFTVLISIYMARFFSIRYPIIWRLLNGWRK, encoded by the coding sequence ATGGATACTGAAGAACGTTTTTTAAAAAACTTAACACAACTTAATTTTGTTTTGGCAATTCTAATAGTTATGCATCATAGTTTTAATGTGAATATTCATTATGAAAATTATGATGCTTTAGATGTTACTTATTTAATAGAAAGGTATTTTTACAATGTCTCTGAGTATGCTGTGCCGTTTTTTTTCTTTATATCAGCATTCCTTTTTTACAGAACATTTGATGGCAGCTTTGAAGGATATAAAAATAAATTAAAAAGAAGATTCTATTCGTTGGTGTTACCATATGTTTTTTATAATTCCTTAGGGTATGTTAAACATGTTTTGTACACAAATGAGAAATTTAGTTGTAGTGGCTTTGTTGATGCATTGTTATTGTCAACAACAATGCCGTTGTGGTTTATACGTGAATTAATTATTTTTAGCATTTTGTCATTATTTTTGTTTTATGTAATAAAATATGTAAAAGCTGCAGTTATAATAATTTTTATCAGTGCTTTGTTATCGATATTAGGTGTTGTTGAATATAGATCTTTCGTATATTGGATGCCAGTGTATTTAATGGGTGGTATTTATAGTAAAATCATCGTATCATCGTATCATCGTATCATCGTATCATCGTATCATCGTATCATCGTATCATCGTTCGTTATACTCTTGATTATTATTCCGTGGTTTCTTCCTAATAATCAATATGATTTGCTAAACTTTAATCAAAAAATGTTTTATTATGCGTTTAGAATTATATGCATTCCGATGATAATTTATGTTTACATGAACATATCTTTTTTTAAAGAAAAATGGTATATGAGATATTCTTTTTTTATTTACTGTGTCCATTTTGTAATTATATCCTTGTGTAAGGCTGTGTTTATTAATTTAAGATTATATTACATGTTATTGCAGTATTTTTTTACAATTTTTTTTACTGTATTAATATCTATTTACATGGCAAGATTTTTTTCTATACGATACCCGATTATTTGGAGGTTGCTAAACGGGTGGCGTAAATAA
- a CDS encoding lipopolysaccharide biosynthesis protein — MSRTTNAWRNIFFGMINRIVKIIVPFLLRSLIIYKIGIEYLGLDGLFVSILQVLNVAELGFSSAVVFSLYRPLAEKNTTIICALLSFYRKIYRFMGAVIFGLGLLFMPFLDRIISGTIPSDMNIYVLYILYLFNTVLGYFLYAYKNSIIIADQRADIISNIDSIMLLFRCTVQIILVFVFNNYYAYVLVFPLFTILNNFLVKCITDKYYPIYVCKGDIDSALYKDIRKRVVGLMIYKLCGVSRNSFDNMFLSAYLGLYTVAVYNNYYLILTGVISVMGVVSQAVVASIGNSIATESASKNYNDFKLFNFIYMFIAGGMTIILLVTYQPFMMLWLGEDYMLPFYVVIAMSAYFYVLKMGDVRGMYNDAAGLWWEQRYRTVLEVIVNVVLNYIFIKYCGVLGVVLASLISCFLVGFLGSSFVTFKYYFGRNNLCEYLNSQIIYFFTTICIACLVLYVISVSGQLILPFEIMKRVIISLIIYFIMMWMIWHNTKNFKSAKNFFRSSISMFNKVK; from the coding sequence TTGAGCCGTACAACAAATGCTTGGCGAAATATTTTTTTTGGAATGATAAATCGTATTGTAAAGATAATTGTTCCATTTTTGCTTAGGTCATTGATTATATATAAGATTGGAATTGAGTATTTAGGCCTCGATGGGCTTTTTGTATCAATATTGCAAGTTTTAAATGTAGCTGAATTAGGGTTTTCTTCAGCTGTTGTGTTTAGTTTGTACAGACCTTTAGCAGAAAAAAACACAACAATTATTTGTGCTTTATTGTCGTTTTACAGAAAAATTTATCGTTTTATGGGGGCGGTGATTTTTGGGCTTGGCTTATTATTTATGCCTTTTCTGGATAGAATAATATCTGGAACAATTCCTTCTGATATGAATATATATGTGTTGTACATTTTATATTTATTTAATACGGTGTTAGGATATTTTTTGTATGCATATAAAAATTCGATAATAATCGCTGATCAAAGAGCAGATATTATTAGCAATATAGATAGTATAATGCTATTGTTTAGATGTACTGTTCAAATTATACTTGTTTTTGTTTTTAATAATTATTATGCTTATGTGTTGGTCTTTCCATTATTTACGATTCTTAATAATTTTTTAGTGAAATGTATAACGGATAAATATTATCCAATTTATGTATGTAAAGGGGATATTGATAGTGCTTTATATAAAGATATAAGAAAAAGAGTAGTGGGGTTGATGATATATAAGTTATGTGGAGTGAGCCGTAATAGCTTTGATAATATGTTTTTATCTGCGTATTTAGGCTTGTATACCGTGGCAGTTTATAATAATTACTATCTCATATTAACTGGAGTTATTAGTGTTATGGGGGTTGTATCTCAAGCTGTAGTAGCAAGTATTGGTAATAGTATTGCCACGGAATCTGCAAGTAAAAACTATAATGATTTTAAATTATTCAATTTTATATACATGTTTATTGCTGGAGGAATGACAATTATTCTTCTGGTTACATATCAACCATTCATGATGTTGTGGTTAGGCGAAGATTATATGTTACCATTTTACGTAGTAATTGCTATGAGTGCATATTTTTATGTGTTAAAAATGGGTGATGTAAGAGGCATGTATAACGATGCAGCTGGTTTGTGGTGGGAACAAAGATATCGTACAGTATTAGAAGTGATTGTCAATGTCGTTCTAAACTATATTTTTATTAAATATTGTGGCGTTTTAGGTGTAGTTTTAGCTAGTTTGATTTCATGTTTTCTAGTAGGTTTTTTAGGATCGTCTTTTGTAACATTTAAATACTATTTTGGACGGAATAATCTTTGTGAATATTTAAATAGTCAAATTATATATTTTTTTACTACAATATGTATTGCATGTTTAGTGTTATATGTAATTTCAGTTAGTGGACAGTTAATATTACCGTTTGAAATTATGAAGCGGGTTATTATAAGTTTGATTATTTATTTCATTATGATGTGGATGATTTGGCATAATACTAAAAATTTTAAAAGTGCTAAGAATTTTTTTCGAAGTTCAATATCAATGTTTAATAAAGTGAAGTGA
- a CDS encoding O-antigen polymerase yields MNIIVAFGTLLLCAFCYRLDNCIYNPATVYSFFWFMIMLLASAQFYDIYEISNETYFLAFVSVCFFVIGHILNLVIRNKFNIKHNKFDINLKFYYVLLIACVISLWQNFSLIGVVISEGLSVSAAYFLMARVVVGEAEELKDVYTDLGAQVQQYIGYPLLYLLIPTSILLYYKTFKKKYLLIAFGLFLIRFLADFKRTILVFLILFFLFYAILMRKSILNEMRKNILIKRKIKWFSFGIIIALFSAFLVISTLRHDNHGDSYSLFQNLYYYYIGCFKLLDIRLSTWDMFGVDYTFGLTTFRGVFAPFFATIKLLINEDFSLFADATYLVNSLHDYIVPIAPHHIYNTYTTNVFQFYCDGGGIGVCVLSMLYGWLASSWYRDYCELGDVRSVFRFGYIMCVFILFSNMHMNSIVICYVWPLILERLLYNKKIKNV; encoded by the coding sequence ATGAACATAATAGTGGCTTTTGGTACGTTGCTTTTGTGTGCTTTTTGTTATAGATTGGATAATTGTATTTATAATCCTGCTACGGTATATTCATTTTTTTGGTTTATGATTATGCTTCTGGCATCTGCTCAGTTTTATGACATATATGAAATTAGTAATGAGACTTATTTTTTGGCTTTTGTAAGTGTGTGTTTTTTTGTCATCGGACATATACTAAATTTGGTTATAAGAAATAAGTTTAATATAAAACATAATAAATTTGATATAAATTTAAAATTTTATTATGTTTTATTGATTGCTTGTGTGATTTCTTTATGGCAAAATTTTTCTTTAATAGGTGTTGTTATATCTGAAGGCCTTAGTGTAAGTGCAGCCTATTTTTTGATGGCAAGAGTTGTAGTTGGTGAAGCGGAGGAATTGAAAGATGTTTATACAGATTTAGGTGCTCAGGTGCAACAATATATAGGTTATCCGTTGTTATATCTTTTAATTCCGACATCGATATTGTTATATTATAAGACATTTAAAAAGAAATATTTGCTCATTGCTTTCGGATTATTTCTCATAAGATTTTTAGCAGATTTTAAGCGTACAATTTTAGTGTTTCTTATTTTGTTCTTTTTGTTTTATGCAATTTTGATGAGAAAATCAATACTAAATGAAATGCGTAAAAATATATTAATAAAAAGAAAAATTAAATGGTTTTCTTTCGGCATAATTATTGCTTTGTTTTCTGCATTCCTTGTAATTTCTACGTTGCGTCATGATAATCATGGGGATTCTTATAGTTTGTTTCAAAATTTATATTATTATTATATTGGGTGTTTTAAATTGTTAGATATAAGATTATCAACGTGGGATATGTTTGGTGTTGATTATACATTTGGTCTTACTACGTTTAGAGGCGTTTTTGCACCATTTTTTGCAACGATTAAATTGCTGATAAATGAGGATTTTTCATTATTTGCTGATGCAACATATTTGGTTAATTCATTGCACGATTATATAGTTCCAATAGCACCACATCATATATATAATACATATACAACAAATGTTTTTCAATTCTATTGCGACGGGGGGGGGATTGGAGTATGTGTTTTGTCTATGCTGTACGGTTGGCTGGCATCTTCTTGGTATAGAGATTATTGTGAACTAGGGGATGTCCGTAGCGTTTTTAGATTTGGGTATATTATGTGTGTGTTTATTTTATTTTCCAATATGCATATGAATTCTATTGTAATATGTTATGTTTGGCCTTTGATTTTGGAAAGATTACTTTATAATAAAAAAATAAAAAATGTATAA
- a CDS encoding glycosyltransferase family 4 protein: MRVIAVFHDNDIYSGATRSFLSNVKYLKEKGIDVYAIVPQKKGNLVEQLEYIGVKSIRGFYGGVTYRKGSNVLSTVFRYYIGVMKLLISSIWCLVVYFKFKNVKIDWVYTNTSTLYIGSQLAFMLDSKHIWHFREFGYLDQSFNRVFPMLFKYLVKKSNNIIMISNALKEFYRKEFNICDNVSMIYNDIVIENKIKKEKHDGLNVLITGTISEGKGQKLALEAMKKIKEEDIRLYIAGQVNDYAKKLIKYAKKEKITNVEFCGFVKDMNSLRSKIDIALVCSKNEAFGRTIIEDMASGILVIGNNAGAVPELISGKVGLIFKENSVNDLVEKLLFAKRNWNDMVNVINAARIYSNSFTKERCAREIYKIITQ, encoded by the coding sequence ATGAGAGTTATAGCTGTTTTTCATGATAATGATATATATAGTGGTGCAACAAGATCGTTTCTTTCAAATGTAAAATATCTAAAAGAAAAAGGAATTGATGTCTACGCTATTGTACCTCAAAAAAAAGGAAATCTAGTTGAACAATTAGAATATATTGGTGTGAAATCTATACGTGGATTTTATGGGGGGGTTACATATAGAAAAGGAAGTAATGTACTCAGCACAGTGTTTAGGTATTATATAGGAGTTATGAAGTTGTTAATATCTTCTATTTGGTGTTTAGTTGTATATTTTAAATTTAAAAATGTAAAGATAGATTGGGTGTATACGAATACTTCTACATTGTATATTGGTTCACAATTGGCATTTATGCTAGACTCTAAACATATATGGCATTTTAGGGAGTTCGGCTATTTGGATCAAAGCTTTAATAGAGTGTTTCCTATGTTGTTTAAGTATTTGGTTAAGAAATCTAACAATATTATTATGATATCTAATGCTTTGAAAGAATTTTATAGAAAGGAGTTTAATATATGTGATAATGTTTCAATGATATATAATGATATTGTTATAGAAAATAAAATCAAAAAAGAGAAGCATGATGGATTAAATGTGCTTATTACAGGTACGATTTCTGAAGGTAAAGGGCAGAAACTTGCACTAGAAGCGATGAAAAAAATAAAAGAAGAAGATATTAGATTGTATATTGCTGGTCAAGTGAATGATTATGCTAAAAAATTAATCAAATATGCGAAAAAAGAAAAAATAACCAACGTTGAATTCTGTGGTTTTGTAAAGGACATGAATTCATTGAGATCTAAAATAGATATTGCTTTAGTTTGTTCAAAAAATGAGGCGTTTGGACGGACAATTATCGAAGATATGGCATCGGGGATATTAGTTATAGGTAATAATGCTGGAGCAGTGCCCGAATTGATTTCAGGTAAAGTTGGATTGATATTTAAAGAAAATAGTGTAAATGATTTGGTAGAGAAATTATTATTTGCAAAGAGAAATTGGAATGATATGGTTAACGTGATTAACGCTGCGCGTATTTATTCAAATAGTTTTACTAAAGAGCGTTGCGCAAGAGAAATTTATAAAATAATTACACAATAA
- a CDS encoding glycosyltransferase produces MVCVMMSTYNGEKYIYEQIDSIMKQNIKHLILLIRDDGSQDKTVEIIDSLKKNLPPNREIRLIRGHNIGAECSFYELIYYAKKNLDTCKYYAFSDQDDVWERDKIPVAVKLLSKMNDKMPNLYYSNLKVVDEKLNFIGYKFKKGYVKTTSEFVATEMCAWGCTCVFNFKALDEMSKIKYDYYLAHDNWILWLCTFKGRCIYDEKSYILYRQHGDNVSGQVKFGLEKIWQNIKKMTSLLKLRAEFEPRAKLLLSLYDDNLNIYDKDILRQVAFYKDSFRSRIMLLCSTKISSGHLLKEIGRRVRIILGEL; encoded by the coding sequence ATGGTATGTGTTATGATGTCTACATATAATGGAGAAAAGTATATTTATGAACAGATAGATTCCATAATGAAACAAAATATTAAACATCTAATTTTACTAATTAGGGATGATGGCTCGCAAGATAAAACTGTTGAAATTATAGATTCATTAAAAAAAAACTTACCACCAAATAGAGAAATAAGATTAATAAGAGGACATAATATCGGAGCAGAATGTAGCTTTTATGAGTTAATTTATTATGCGAAAAAGAATCTGGATACATGTAAATATTACGCCTTTTCTGACCAGGATGATGTGTGGGAAAGAGATAAAATTCCCGTTGCAGTTAAATTGTTAAGTAAAATGAACGATAAAATGCCTAATTTATATTATTCAAATCTTAAGGTGGTAGACGAAAAATTAAATTTTATTGGTTATAAGTTTAAGAAAGGATATGTAAAAACTACAAGTGAGTTTGTAGCTACAGAAATGTGTGCGTGGGGATGTACATGCGTTTTTAATTTTAAAGCATTGGATGAGATGAGTAAAATAAAATATGATTACTATCTGGCACATGATAACTGGATATTATGGTTATGCACATTTAAAGGAAGATGCATATATGATGAAAAATCATATATATTATATAGACAACATGGGGATAATGTGAGCGGACAAGTGAAATTTGGCTTAGAAAAAATTTGGCAGAATATAAAAAAAATGACTAGTTTACTAAAGTTAAGAGCTGAATTTGAACCACGTGCGAAATTGTTATTAAGCTTGTATGACGATAATTTAAATATATATGATAAGGACATACTAAGACAGGTCGCTTTTTATAAAGATTCATTTAGGAGCAGAATTATGTTATTGTGTAGTACGAAAATTTCGTCTGGACATCTGCTGAAAGAGATAGGGCGTAGAGTGAGAATAATTTTGGGAGAATTGTGA